The DNA sequence GCCCAGGGCGGCCGGGCCGGCCGGCGCCGCTAACCACCAGAGGAAGACAGTTGTCCATCGAGATCGCCAACGAGTCCGGTGTCGACGTCGACACCGACGCCGTGCTCGCCGTCGCCCGGCACGCCCTCGACGAGATGGGGGTCAACCCGCTCGCCGAGCTGTCCGTGCTGCTGGTCGACATCGAATACATGTCGGAGCTGAACCACCGCTGGATGGGTGGTGACGGCCCGACCGACGTGCTCGCGTTCCCGATGGACGAGGGCAGCGTCGACCACGGTCCGGGTGAGAGCAGCCCGGCCGGCGGCGAGCCGGCCCTGCTCGGCGACATCGTGCTCTGCCCGGAGGTGGCCGCCAAGCAGGCGGCCACCGCCGGGCACTCCGCCGCCGACGAGCTGCACCTGCTCACCGTGCACGGCGTGCTGCACCTGCTCGGCTACGACCATGCCGAGCCCGAGGAGGAGCGGGAGATGTTCGGTCTCCAGGCCCGGCTGCTGGCCAGCTGGCGGTCGACCCGGTCCCGGTGATGGTCACTTTCGCGGCGGCGGCCCCGGCCGGCCTGCCCGATCTCCAGCTCCTGTTCTTCGGGGCCGGGCTGGTGGTGCTCGCCGGCCTGATCGCGATGACCGAGGCGGCGCTGGCCGCGGTCTCCCCGGCGCGTGCGGCCGAGCTGACCCGCGACGGCGCGCGCGGCGCGCGGGCCCTCCAGGCGGTCGCCGGCGACGTGGTCCGCCACCTCAACCTGCTGCTCCTGCTCCGCCTGCTGGCCGAGCTGACCGCCACCACGCTCGTCGCGCTGGTGGCGGTGGACACGTTCGGCGCCGGTTGGCGGGCGGCCCTGGTCACCGCCGGGGCGATGACGGTGGTCAGCTTCGTGGTGGTCGGTGTCGCGCCGCGCACGCTGGGCCGGCAGCACGCCTACGCGGTCGGTCGGGCGGTCGCGCCGCTGGTGCGCTGGCTGGGTCGCGCGCTCAACCCGCTGGCGTCGCTGCTGATCCTGATCGGCAACGCGGTCACCCCGGGCAAGGGTTTCCGCGAGGGTCCGTTCGCCACCCAGGTGGAGCTGCGTGAGCTGGTCGACCTGGCCGAGCAGCGCGGTGTGGTGGAGCACGGCGAGCGTCAGATGATCCACTCGGTCTTCGCGCTCGGGGACACGATCGCCCGCGAGGTGATGGTGCCGCGCACCGAGATGGTGTGGATAGAGGAACGCAAGACGCTCGCGCAGGCGTTGGCGCTCTTCCTGCGGTCCGGGTTCTCCCGCATCCCGGTGATCGGCGAGAACGTCGACGACGTGCTCGGCGTGCTCTACCTCAAGGACCTGATCCGGCGTACCCAGGGCGACCGGGGGGCGCGGCAGATGCCGGTGGCCGAGCTGATGCGCCCGGCGACGTTCGTGCCGGAGTCCAAGCCGGTGGACGACCTGCTCTCCGAGATGCAGGCGGCCCGGAACCACCTGGTCATCGTGGTCGACGAGTACGGCGGCACCGGCGGGCTGGTCACCATCGAGGACATCCTGGAGGAGATCGTCGGCGAGATCACCGACGAGTACGATGTCGAACGCCCACCGGTGGAACATCTGCCGGACGGGGCCGTGCGGGTGACCGCCCGGCTGCCGGTGGAGAATCTGGGCGAGCTGTTCGACACCGAGCTGCCCACCGACGAGGTGGAGACGGTCGGCGGCCTGCTCGCCCAGGCGCTCGGCCGGGTGCCCATCCCGGGCGCCGAGGCCGAGGTGGCCGGTCTGCGGCTGATCGCCGAGGGCACCACCGGCCGACGTAACCGGATCGACACCGTGCTGGTGAGCCGCTCCGAGCCGGGTTCCGCGTCCGACGGCGCGGGGCGGCCCGATCCGACCGAGTCCCGTGGCAACCACAACCGTTCCGAGGAGAGGCAACCCGCCGATGCCTGAGTCACCCGCCGTGCCGGCTGCCCGGCCCACCCCCGCCGACCCGGCCGAGCTGAGCGCCGAGGACGGCAAGCTGGTCGTGCTGGCCCGGGGCGCACGGGGCCGGGTGGGGGCCGTGGAGGGCGCGGCGGTCCGCGACCAGGACGGCCGGACGTACGCGGCGGCCAGCGTGGCGCTGCCGTCGCTGACCCTGACCGCGCTCCAGTTGGCGGTCGCCTCGGCGGTGGCCGCGGGCGCGAGCCGGCTGGAGGCCGCGGTGGTGGTGACCGAGGCGTCGACGCTCGACGGCGCCGGGCACGCCGCGGTCCGTGACCTCTCCGCCGACGCGCCGATCCACGTGGCCGCGCCGGACGGCACGGTGCTCGGCACGGTGGTCGAGTGACCGCGTCCGGGGACCGCCCCTACCGGGCCGGTTTCGCCTGTTTCGTCGGTCGGCCGAACGCCGGCAAGTCGACGCTGACCAACACGATCGTCGGCACCAAGATCGCGATCACGTCGAGCAAGCCGCAGACCACGCGGCACGTCATCCGGGCGGTGCTGCACCGGCCGGAGTCGCAGCTCGTGCTGGTCGACACGCCCGGCCTGCACCGTCCCCGCACGCTGCTCGGCGAGCGCCTCAACGACCTGGTCCGGGAGACCTGGAGCGAGGTCGACGTGATCGGGCTCTGCGTCCCGGCGAACGAGCCGGTGGGCCGGGGCGACCGGTTCATCACCGGCGAACTGGCCAGCCTCAAGGCCACCGTGCTGGCCGTGGTCACCAAGACCGACCTGGTGGACAAGAAGCGCCTGGCCGAACAACTGCTCGCGGTGAGTGAGCTGGGCGAGTTCGCGGCCGTGGTGCCGGTGAGCGCGGTCTCCGGTCACCAGGTCGACACGCTCGTGGACGTGATGACCGGCTATCTGCCGGAGTCGCCCCAGCTCTACCCGGACGACATGCTCACCGAGGACCCGGAGCAGGTGCTCGTCGCCGAGCTGGTCCGGGAGGCGGCGCTGGAGGGGGTCCGGGACGAGCTGCCGCACTCCATCGCCGTGGTGGTGGAGGAGATGATCCCGGAGGGCAACCTCACGAAGATCTACGCGGATCTCTACGTGGAGCGGTCCAGCCAGAAGGCGATCGTCATCGGTCACCGGGGCAGCCGGCTCAAGCACGTCGGCACCACCGCCCGCCGGCAGATCGAGGAGCTGCTGGGCACCCGGGTCTACCTGGATCTGCACGTGCGGGTGGCGAAGGACTGGCAGCGCGACCCGAAGCAGTTGCGCAAGCTCGGCTTCTGAGGGCCGGATCAGCCAGACCTATGGGGCATCTCACGTTCCATGGGCGTCTTTACGCGTTTCACAGCATGGCGGAGCAGGGTAGGGACCAGTGTCCCTGCCCCCGGACCCCGCTGCGAGCTGATGCGAAACCGCTACCTCGACCTGCTCCGCTTCCTGGCCATCCTGCGCGTCGTCACCTACCACGTCACCGGCTACGCCACGCTCACGCTGGTGTTTCCGGCGATGGCGGTGATGTTCGCGCTGGCCGGGTCGCTGATGGCTGCGTCGCTGGACCGCAGCGGGGTGGCCGCGGTGGCGCGCCGGCTGCGTCGGCTGCTGCCCTCGCTCTGGGTGCTCGCCGCGGTCTTCGTGCCGGCGATGCTGTTCACCGGGTTGACGTTCGGCCCCAGGGTGCTGCTCTGGCTCTTCCCGATCGGTGACCCGCCGGCCAACTACTGGGGTGGGCTGGCGCTCAGCCCGATCTGGTACCTGCGGGACTACCTCTGGTTCGTGCTCGTCTCACCGCCGGTGCTCTGGCTGTTCCGCCGCGCGCCGCTGCCCACGCTGGCCGCCCCGTACGCGTTGCTCGCCGCCATCGAGTTCGGCATCCTGCTGAACCCGCCGACGGTGCTGCGCGAGTTCGGCCTCTACTTCGGCGCGTGGCTGCTCGGCTTCGCCCACCACGACGGCCTGCTGCGGCGGATGCGCAACCGGGTGCTGCTGCCGGTCGCCGGCGGGCTGGCCGTGGCCGGTCTGAGCTGGATCGTCACCCATCCCGGGCCGCGCGGCTACGACATCAACGACATTCCGCTGGGCAACGCGCTCTGGGCGACCGCGTTCATCCTGGTGGCGATCGGCCGGGCCCCCACGGGCGCGGCATGGATCGACCGGGTCCCGGCGCTCGGCCGGGCGGTGACCGTGGTGAACCGGCGGGCGCTCACCGTCTATCTCTGGCACATGCCGTTCGTGGTGGCGCTCACCCCGCTGGTCGGCCTGGTCGGCTGGTCGCCGCGGGACCCGGTCGGCCTGTGGCTGCGGGTGGGGCTGGTCTTCGTGCTCGTCGGCGTGGTGACGTTGCTGGTCGGCTGGGTCGAGGACGTGGCCGCCCGGCGTACCCCGGAACTGGTGCCCGGCAAGCCCCGGCGGACCGTGACGGAGCGGGCGGCGGACGCGCCGGCCAGCCCGGCCCCGGCCGGCGCGGCGAGCCGGCTGGTCGGCGCCGGGGCCCGGGTGCCGGCACCCCGCCCCCGGCCCGGCGACCGAGCCCAGGGACCGCCGGCGGACGCGGACGGCGGGCCACCCCGGAGCCGCGCCGCCGGGGCGGCCGGTCACCGCGCCGCCG is a window from the Micromonospora sp. DSM 45708 genome containing:
- the ybeY gene encoding rRNA maturation RNase YbeY translates to MSIEIANESGVDVDTDAVLAVARHALDEMGVNPLAELSVLLVDIEYMSELNHRWMGGDGPTDVLAFPMDEGSVDHGPGESSPAGGEPALLGDIVLCPEVAAKQAATAGHSAADELHLLTVHGVLHLLGYDHAEPEEEREMFGLQARLLASWRSTRSR
- a CDS encoding hemolysin family protein, which encodes MAVDPVPVMVTFAAAAPAGLPDLQLLFFGAGLVVLAGLIAMTEAALAAVSPARAAELTRDGARGARALQAVAGDVVRHLNLLLLLRLLAELTATTLVALVAVDTFGAGWRAALVTAGAMTVVSFVVVGVAPRTLGRQHAYAVGRAVAPLVRWLGRALNPLASLLILIGNAVTPGKGFREGPFATQVELRELVDLAEQRGVVEHGERQMIHSVFALGDTIAREVMVPRTEMVWIEERKTLAQALALFLRSGFSRIPVIGENVDDVLGVLYLKDLIRRTQGDRGARQMPVAELMRPATFVPESKPVDDLLSEMQAARNHLVIVVDEYGGTGGLVTIEDILEEIVGEITDEYDVERPPVEHLPDGAVRVTARLPVENLGELFDTELPTDEVETVGGLLAQALGRVPIPGAEAEVAGLRLIAEGTTGRRNRIDTVLVSRSEPGSASDGAGRPDPTESRGNHNRSEERQPADA
- a CDS encoding cytidine deaminase → MPESPAVPAARPTPADPAELSAEDGKLVVLARGARGRVGAVEGAAVRDQDGRTYAAASVALPSLTLTALQLAVASAVAAGASRLEAAVVVTEASTLDGAGHAAVRDLSADAPIHVAAPDGTVLGTVVE
- the era gene encoding GTPase Era: MTASGDRPYRAGFACFVGRPNAGKSTLTNTIVGTKIAITSSKPQTTRHVIRAVLHRPESQLVLVDTPGLHRPRTLLGERLNDLVRETWSEVDVIGLCVPANEPVGRGDRFITGELASLKATVLAVVTKTDLVDKKRLAEQLLAVSELGEFAAVVPVSAVSGHQVDTLVDVMTGYLPESPQLYPDDMLTEDPEQVLVAELVREAALEGVRDELPHSIAVVVEEMIPEGNLTKIYADLYVERSSQKAIVIGHRGSRLKHVGTTARRQIEELLGTRVYLDLHVRVAKDWQRDPKQLRKLGF
- a CDS encoding acyltransferase family protein, which encodes MRNRYLDLLRFLAILRVVTYHVTGYATLTLVFPAMAVMFALAGSLMAASLDRSGVAAVARRLRRLLPSLWVLAAVFVPAMLFTGLTFGPRVLLWLFPIGDPPANYWGGLALSPIWYLRDYLWFVLVSPPVLWLFRRAPLPTLAAPYALLAAIEFGILLNPPTVLREFGLYFGAWLLGFAHHDGLLRRMRNRVLLPVAGGLAVAGLSWIVTHPGPRGYDINDIPLGNALWATAFILVAIGRAPTGAAWIDRVPALGRAVTVVNRRALTVYLWHMPFVVALTPLVGLVGWSPRDPVGLWLRVGLVFVLVGVVTLLVGWVEDVAARRTPELVPGKPRRTVTERAADAPASPAPAGAASRLVGAGARVPAPRPRPGDRAQGPPADADGGPPRSRAAGAAGHRAAD